TTGCGACAAAGACTACGTTTGAAACGTTTTTAACGTATTCGATTATAGCTTCGAAGTCTAGGATTTTAGAGAGTTGCTTACCTGAATCCGCTAGAAATACTCCTACTTTAACTTCGTTCATTTCTATTCCCTCATCTTCTTACTGTTTTTAACAACCGTTTTTCACTGTTGTAAAGCTTAACTTCCAAAGGCATTTCACCTATGGCGAAGTGAGTGGCGCAGGCGAAACACGGGTCGTAGGCTCTAAACGCCATTTCCACCATATTCAGCAGTCCATCGCTGACTTCGTCGTTGTGTATAAGTCCTTTTGCAGCGTTTTTTATGGACATACAAATGCCTGGTGCGTTGTGAGTTGTGGCAACCACCAAATTAACTTTCTTGGCTAAGGCTTTTTCATCCAGTATATAATGGTGGATTAACGTGCCTCTAGCAGCTTCAACGATTCCTACTCCTTCTCCGGGCTTTCCAGGCTTGTTCTTAATGCCCTTATTTGTTATGTCCTTGTCTGTGACCAATTCCAAAGCCCGTTCAGCTGCGTACATTAGTTCTATCAGTCTTGCCCAATGAAAAGCCAAGGTTGCGTGAACGGGTTTTCCGCCGAGAGTTTTGAACATCTTCTCGTACTCTTCTTGAGCTAAATGTGTTGCCATCCCCTCTGCGGCGTTCAGTCTTCCGAGAGGTCCAACTCTGTAGATGCCACTATCGGGTCCAGCCACTAAGCCTTTCCAACCAATCTTCTTGAGGTAGGGTAGTTTGACGTATGTCCATGGTTCTACGTGTTCTTCGATTATGTCCAAGTATTCGCTTGGCGCAAACTTCACAAACTCTTTTCCTTCCGGGTCAACCACTCGGACATCGCCATCGTAGAAGTTCACTTTGTTGTTTTTGTCAACTGTTCCCATATAATAGGTCTTCAAGGAGTAAGGGTCACTTGTGATCAAGTTTATGTAGTCAACGTTTTTGAGAACAACATCATCGAAGAGTTTCAGAGAGAA
This sequence is a window from Candidatus Bathyarchaeota archaeon. Protein-coding genes within it:
- a CDS encoding Ni/Fe hydrogenase subunit alpha; amino-acid sequence: RELMYCGYIIYDHILHFYFLGGPDFVVGPDAPAAKRNILGVIEKVGLDIAKEVIKHRAYGQKITGILGGRPTHPVSALPGGIAKALSEEERREIEEMVRSCVEFAKFSLKLFDDVVLKNVDYINLITSDPYSLKTYYMGTVDKNNKVNFYDGDVRVVDPEGKEFVKFAPSEYLDIIEEHVEPWTYVKLPYLKKIGWKGLVAGPDSGIYRVGPLGRLNAAEGMATHLAQEEYEKMFKTLGGKPVHATLAFHWARLIELMYAAERALELVTDKDITNKGIKNKPGKPGEGVGIVEAARGTLIHHYILDEKALAKKVNLVVATTHNAPGICMSIKNAAKGLIHNDEVSDGLLNMVEMAFRAYDPCFACATHFAIGEMPLEVKLYNSEKRLLKTVRR